A region from the Poecilia reticulata strain Guanapo linkage group LG12, Guppy_female_1.0+MT, whole genome shotgun sequence genome encodes:
- the LOC103473283 gene encoding beta-1,3-galactosyl-O-glycosyl-glycoprotein beta-1,6-N-acetylglucosaminyltransferase 4, with the protein MNAKRFMLKLRKKFIPPVLSVLTVIILLLLSVKYIYIPEFLGPTSAPADVVQSFVKHNISCKAIYDMDPVEVGKSLIIRRKTVVEDKDESLIDFTENCPVFRKTRGYDDLCVSEEEKIFPIAYSLVVHKNAWMVERLLRAVYSPNNVYCIHYDQKSSAQFTAAMEGLSRCLPNVFVSSKREAVFYASISRLKADLNCLSDLLTSEVKWKYVINLCGQDFPLKSNMELVSELRGLKGSSMLETSRPSELKKQRFLYHYELQDASFEYKKLPVKTQQAKSLPPHNIEMFIGNAYFVLSREFIQFMNSSAVVRDFLAWSEDTYSPDEHFWATLVRLPGVPGEVPRSQPDITDLMSKTRLVKWQYLEENLYPPCSGQHVRSICIFGAAELHWLLNYGHWFANKFDPKVDPILLQCLEDKLEEKQKLFQKGTTLTCPKG; encoded by the coding sequence ATGAATGCAAAGCGGTTCATGCTGAAGCTCAGGAAAAAGTTCATCCCCCCCGTCCTCTCCGTGCTGACAGTAATtatcctgctgctgctcagcgTCAAGTACATCTACATCCCTGAGTTCCTGGGTCCTACATCAGCTCCAGCTGATGTTGTGCAGTCATTTGTCAAGCACAACATCAGCTGCAAAGCCATTTATGACATGGACCCAGTAGAAGTGGGTAAATCCCTCATCATCAGAAGAAAAACTGTGGTGGAAGATAAAGACGAAAGTCTGATCGACTTTACAGAAAATTGCCCTGTCTTCAGGAAGACAAGGGGTTATGACGATTTGTGTGTTTCCGAGGAAGAGAAGATTTTTCCCATTGCGTACTCTTTGGTTGTACATAAAAATGCGTGGATGGTGGAGAGACTCCTCAGAGCGGTGTACTCTCCCAACAACGTCTACTGCATACACTACGACCAGAAGTCGTCGGCTCAGTTCACCGCTGCCATGGAGGGTTTGTCCCGCTGCCTGCCCAACGTCTTCGTCTCCAGCAAACGCGAGGCCGTTTTCTACGCGAGCATCAGCCGCCTAAAGGCCGACCTCAACTGCCTGTCGGACCTTCTGACATCGGAGGTCAAGTGGAAGTACGTCATCAACCTTTGCGGCCAGGATTTCCCGCTGAAGTCCAACATGGAGCTGGTGTCAGAGTTGAGGGGGCTGAAAGGCTCCAGCATGTTGGAGACAAGTCGACCCAGTGAGCTCAAGAAGCAGCGGTTTCTATACCACTACGAGCTGCAGGACGCCAGTTTTGAGTATAAGAAACTTCCGGTGAAAACACAGCAGGCAAAGTCTCTGCCGCCGCACAACATAGAGATGTTCATCGGCAATGCCTACTTTGTGCTCTCGAGGGAGTTTATCCAGTTCATGAACTCGTCGGCTGTAGTGAGGGACTTCCTGGCCTGGTCGGAGGACACCTACTCTCCGGACGAACACTTCTGGGCCACGCTTGTGCGACTGCCGGGCGTTCCCGGGGAGGTGCCCAGGTCCCAGCCCGACATCACAGACCTAATGAGCAAGACGAGGCTTGTGAAGTGGCAATACCTGGAGGAGAACCTTTACCCGCCGTGCTCAGGGCAGCACGTGCGCAGCATTTGCATTTTTGGGGCGGCCGAACTGCACTGGCTGCTCAACTACGGTCACTGGTTTGCCAACAAGTTCGATCCCAAAGTGGATCCTATCCTTCTTCAGTGCCTTGAGGATAAActggaggagaagcagaagtTGTTTCAGAAAGGGACAACGTTGACTTGCCCAAAAGGTTAG
- the LOC103473284 gene encoding 3-hydroxy-3-methylglutaryl-coenzyme A reductase: MLARLFRLHGLLVASHPWEVIVGTLAVTVCLMNMNSSSTSSQMCTLNNCPQVKEEAPSSDIIVLTITRCMAIIYIYFQFKNLLQLGSKYILGIAGLFTVFSSFVFSTVVIHFFGKELTGLNEALPFFLLLIDLSKACTLAKFALSANSQEEVRENISKGMAILGPTFTLDALVECLVIGIGTMSGVPQLEIMCCFGCMSVLANYFVFMTFFPACVSLVLELSRESREGRPIWQMSHLANVLAEEEDNKPNPVTQRVKIIMSLGLALVHAHTRLTAEHSGRNRTAEGPVAERLESAGIVWPLKLTSMELEHVITLGLALLLAIKYVFFEQADTESSLSLRSPISGAPLVQKPRAADGCCRRDQSAARKSSAGVLATGVASSVVSDVKPLPEADITCKVRRSVSVEVSGCASPPLDTCRAPAGCGAEPRSLEECMAVLSDPQRGPEMLTDSEVINLVTARKILNYKLETLLETPERGVAIRREMLAPRLPVSSALSGLPYKGYDYSKVMGACCENVIGYMPVPLGVAGPLLLDGQQFHIPMATTEGCLVASTNRGCRAVSLSGGCSSRILADSMTRGPVVRLPSACRAAEVKMWLETSDGFDLVKEAFDETSRFARLEKLMACVAGRNLYIRFQSQTGDAMGMNMLSKGTEQALSRLKQHFPDMEVLSVSGNYCTDKKSAAINWILGRGKSAVCEATIPAQVVREVLKSSTAALVDLNISKNLVGSALAGSIGGFNAHAANIVTAIFIACGQDPAQTVGSSSCITQMEAAGPDGDDLYISCTMPSIELGTVGGGTNLPPQQACLQMLGVAGPNQPGENARQLARVVCATVLAGELSLMAALAAGHLVKSHMTHNRSKTNLHEMAFPATETNVPKC; the protein is encoded by the exons ATGCTGGCCCGTCTTTTCCGCCTCCACGGCCTGCTGGTGGCCTCCCACCCCTGGGAGGTGATAGTGGGGACCCTGGCTGTCACCGTCTGCCTCATGAACATGAACAGCTCGTCGACCAGCAGTCAGATGTGCACCTTGAACAACTGTCCCCAGGTTAAAGAG GAGGCCCCCAGTAGTGATATCATCGTTTTGACCATCACTCGCTGCATGGCTATTATTTATATCTACTTCCAGTTTAAGAACCTCCTGCAGCTGGGATCCAAATATATTCTGG gtaTTGCTGGATTGTTTACAGTGTTTTCCAGCTTTGTTTTCAGCACAGTGGTCATCCACTTCTTCGGGAAAGAACTAACCGGTCTTAA TGAAGCTCTGCCCTTCTTTCTCCTGCTCATTGACCTATCCAAAGCCTGCACTTTGGCTAAATTTGCCCTCAGCGCCAACTCCCAG GAGGAGGTGAGGGAGAACATATCCAAGGGCATGGCTATCCTCGGCCCCACATTCACCCTGGATGCTCTCGTCGAGTGTCTGGTTATAGGAATCGGCACCATGTCGG GCGTTCCTCAGTTGGAGATCATGTGCTGTTTTGGCTGCATGTCTGTTCTGGCcaattactttgttttcatgACGTTCTTCCCAGCGTGCGTCTCTCTAGTCCTCGAG CTGTCCAGGGAAAGTCGGGAAGGCCGTCCCATCTGGCAGATGAGCCACTTGGCTAACGTTCTGGCTGAGGAAGAAGACAACAAGCCCAACCCTGTGACCCAAAGAGTTAAAATCATCATG TCTCTCGGTTTGGCCCTGGTCCACGCCCACACTCGGTTAACAGCCGAGCATTCAGGTCGCAATCGCACAGCAGAGGGACCCGTAGCCGAGAGACTGGAATCAGCTGGGATCGTGTGGCCCCTGAAGCTCACCAG CATGGAGCTGGAACACGTGATAACCCTCGGCCTGGCGCTGCTTCTCGCCATCAAGTATGTCTTCTTCGAGCAAGCGGACACCGAGTCCTCCCTGTCTCTCAGGAGTCCCATTAGCGGCGCCCCTCTGGTTCAGAAGCCCCGGGCAGCCGACGGCTGCTGCAGGAGGGACCAATCAGCTGCCAGGAAAAGCTCCGCTGGTGTCTTAGCAACCGGGGTTGCTTCCTCGGTGGTCTCAGACGTTAAACCATTGCCTGAGGCTGACATTACCTGTAAAG TGAGGCGAAGTGTTTCAGTGGAGGTCAGCGGCTGTGCTTCACCTCCCCTGGACACGTGCAGAGCTCCTGCAGGCTGTGGAGCAGAACCTCGCTCACTGGAGGAATGCATGGCCGTCCTCTCTGACCCCCAG agaGGTCCAGAAATGCTGACGGATTCAGAGGTGATCAACCTGGTGACCGCTAGGAAGATCCTGAACTACAAACTGGAAACACTGCTGGAGACTCCAGAAAGGGGCGTGGCCATCAGGAGAGAGATGCTGGCGCCGAGACTTCCTGTCAGCTCCGCTTTGTCTGGTCTGCCTTACAAAGGCTACGACTATTCAAAG GTGATGGGCGCTTGCTGCGAGAACGTCATCGGCTACATGCCGGTGCCATTGGGGGTGGCCGGCCCGCTGCTGTTGGACGGCCAGCAGTTTCACATCCCCATGGCGACCACGGAGGGCTGCCTTGTGGCCAGCACCAACAGAGGATGCAGGGCCGTTTCT CTGAGCGggggctgcagcagcaggatcCTGGCCGACAGCATGACCAGGGGTCCTGTGGTGAGGCTGCCCTCGGCGTGCCGGGCCGCAGAGGTCAAAATGTGGCTGGAGACGTCGGACGGGTTCGACTTGGTCAAGGAAGCCTTCGACGAGACCAGCAG GTTTGCCCGTCTGGAGAAGCTGATGGCCTGTGTGGCAGGAAGAAACCTTTACATTCGCTTCCAGTCGCAGACGGGCGACGCCATGGGGATGAACATGCTCTCTAAG GGGACGGAGCAGGCTCTGAGTCGGCTCAAGCAGCACTTCCCAGACATGGAGGTTCTGTCTGTCAGTGGTAACTACTGCACTGACAAGAAGTCTGCTGCCATCAACTGGATCCTGGGTCGGGGGAAGTCGGCTGTGTGTGAAGCCACCATCCCTGCCCAGGTGGTGAGGGAG GTTCTGAAGAGCAGCACAGCCGCTCTGGTGGATCTGAACATCAGTAAGAACCTGGTGGGCTCGGCCTTGGCCGGCAGCATAGGGGGCTTCAACGCGCATGCCGCCAACATCGTCACCGCCATCTTCATCGCCTGTGGACAG GACCCGGCTCAGACCGTGGGGAGCTCCAGCTGCATCACTCAGATGGAGGCCGCCGGCCCAGACGGAGACGACCTGTACATCAGCTGCACCATGCCGTCCATAGAGCTGGGCACAGTGGGCGGAGGCACCAACCTGCCACCACAGCAGGCCTGTCTGCAG ATGCTTGGTGTCGCCGGGCCCAACCAGCCGGGAGAGAACGCCCGCCAGCTGGCCCGCGTAGTGTGCGCCACCGTCCTGGCGGGGGAGCTGTCTCTGATGGCCGCTCTGGCAGCAGGACACCTCGTCAAAAGCCACATGACTCACAACAG ATCTAAAACCAACCTACACGAAATGGCTTTCCCAGCGACTGAGACAAACGTCCCTAAGTGTTGA